In one window of Anaerobacillus alkaliphilus DNA:
- a CDS encoding YezD family protein: MANADIEKLEKIKSYIEGIEFGSVVVTIHDGKITQIDRNEKIRFSFEKKKEHPDNSKLR; the protein is encoded by the coding sequence ATGGCTAATGCGGATATCGAGAAACTCGAAAAAATTAAATCGTACATTGAAGGAATTGAATTTGGATCGGTTGTTGTTACCATACATGATGGGAAAATTACGCAAATAGATCGGAACGAGAAAATTAGATTTTCATTCGAAAAGAAGAAGGAGCACCCTGATAATTCTAAATTAAGATAA